The Salvia miltiorrhiza cultivar Shanhuang (shh) chromosome 2, IMPLAD_Smil_shh, whole genome shotgun sequence DNA window aatatccgaaaacaaatctagtattattttaaggagaaacacaaaattagttgaaacaaattattaaaaacaaataaacacaaaatttaggagtaataattttcgggaaaaaataaataatactccctccgtcccgcccaagatgctacatattccttttcgggtcatcccaacgaagatgctacatttctatatttgacaaaaataaggaattttaaacacttaattaacacaaattaagtatttctttattaccttctctctcctactttatcactttattattacacgcttaaaacattaatctacgactccttaaatcccgtgccgtaaagtaaatgtagcgtcttggccgggacggagggagtattaatttagaaaaaataatagctggaaacaaatctagaattattataacaagaaacactaaattattggtaacaaatcaataataaaatttaaaaacaaataaatcaaaaacaaaaccgaaaaaaaaatatattcaaattatataatttataaaattttctgaaataaaaacataaaaataaggaaacaaagtcttcgaaaaataaggaaacaaaacgGAAGATTTTGTGAAAATTGGAAACAAATTAGccgaaaaaaaaggaaagaaaatggacgAAAAAATCAAGGGAGAGAGACTAATTTtggatatatatacatagaaaaaATCAAGGGATAAAacagtaaaaataataaactcCTAAAACCAGCCTACTCTCTATCTACtaaaaaaatcagttttttacCGAGTGTTCAGTACACCTGGTGTTCAAATGTCATTAttgttatactccctctgtccatgaaagaacttcctaagagggagtggcacgggttttaagaaaaaatattgttgagtgtattgttagtggataaaaggtagttgagtgtattgagagtggtgaaaaggtgttataattaatattgggagttgtgaaaagtgaaaagtaaaaggattataagtggtggggtatagtccaaaaataggtaggaagttcttttgtggacgtcccaaaaaggaaagataggaagttctttcgtggacggagggagtattaattttcacGATATTTTTGTGTTTTGGGTTGATTATGGAGTACTAACACAGACAGCACACGATGCAAGGACTGGACAAGCATAGAAGTTTGTAGAGAAAGAAGATATGTACTAATTTCTGAAAAAAGTAAAATGTGTGTGcttgtgaatatatatatatatatatatatatatatatatatatatatatatatatatatatatatatactcgttTCCATCTTCCACCAAGAAAAAAGGAAATAGTTGAAGTAGTAGAAATGGAAGCAGATGAAGAAGAAGGGGAGTTGTGTGCAGAGAAGTGGAAAACTCCCACTCCCATTTATTCAAACCAAAATCCCAAAATCTGGACATCCAAACAAAGAGACATAATTCCGGTGCTGGTTGCAGATACATTCTATGATAAAGTGCTGAGACATGCCACAGATGGCATTGATATACCAGCTTTGCTCAATATCCCTCCTAAACCTACAGCTGCCCAATCTAAACGCTTATGTGCTACAAAAACTGAGTTTAGCCAACGTGATTTCGTTCGCAAATTAGGGGTTATGCTTTACTCCAACAAGTAATTTCTCTCCACAAAGTAcattattcattttccacttgaTGCTATGCTATGCTATCCTATGTATGACCCCTCCTTGTTGTGCTTAAATTAAATGTGTGAGATCAGAGCAATAaactttgatgattttgaagaaAAGATGTGGAGAAACCCTGGAGCCGACGCCACAGACTTCTTTAACTATGGGTTGGACGAGAAACAATGGAAGGATTACTGCAAAGAGATGGCAAGTGCCTTCCTCTTAAACTCTTTAGTTACTGTTATTATCTAAGTATAAATCTAATGCTTATGGTTATGGTTTACCATTTTCCTTTCCCTAGCACGCGCTTATACATGGCAGAGTCCAGGACCAACTGCAACAAATTGAGGTCTCTACTCTGCTACTTCTATTCTAAGAGAAGAAGCATGCATTCTGTTGTTTATTATGCTCTACAGCTTAGAGTTAACAACCTAATAATCATCACCTTAATTAAGATATTTGTTTTCTTTGAATTCTCTATTTCAGGATGGGGAGATAGTAGAGCATTGAACGCATATGGATTTAGATGACACACACACATTTTCCTAGTTGAAACAATGTAAGGAAGTTTATAAGTACCTATTATTTTGACATCTTAAACCAGTATAGCTCTCAATAAAGCAATTCCACCGTCCAAAATAACTGAAAAAAGATTTGCAGCAGAAACAACATTATTTATTCAAGTATGATAATGATGTGAAACAAAGAAACTGAGAAGAGCATGTGAGTTTCATTCTAAATCTATGCATAGTTTTTCAATCATTCCACTAAACAAGATGCATCTGAGAAGAGTAAAAGCTGGTAATGAATTGAAATGCATATTCTTTAAACAGATAACAAAACAGTAAAACATTCTATTGAGCTCAAGATATTGATATTCATACCAAAGAAAACAGCTGACTGCTAAACCCTCAGAAAGGAGACTTGTTGGAGGCCTTCTTCCCCAAGATCGCCTCCCACACCACGGGCAAGAAGGGCCCTTTCTTATCCAAATACTCCTTAACTGCTTTCTCCTCCACAAAGAACCCCTTGTGCCTCATTTCCCCAATCACACGCTGAGCCTCTTCCAAACCTTTCTCCCTGCAATACCCATCAATCAATCCCGTGAAAGTAGCCAAATTCGGCGAATGGCCAGCCTCTAACATGGCAATGGTAAACTCATGGGCTTCCTCCAATCTCTTCTCACCGCACAGAGACAGCCCCCTAATCAAAACCTGGTAACTGAAGGCATTAGGAACGACTCCATTGCTCTCCATTTTCTTGAAAATCCTCACTGCATCGTCCAACTTGTGCGCCTTGCAGAAGCCCTCCACCACAGCAGTGTACACCACCACCTCCGGAATGGCACCCTTCTCGCGCATTAACCCGAAAAGCTTCATTGCATCTTGCACCAGCCCGTCTTTACACAAACCATCAAGCATAGCCACGGCGTTGGGGATCAACCCCGTCTCCTTCATCTTCTTGAATATCTCATTCGCATCCACGCTATCACTATCTTTATCGACTGCGACTGGCTCCCTCTCCCTCTTGTTAGGGTTTTCTTTACTGCTGTCGCTATCCAGCCCAAGCTTGAATCTTTCAAGAAAATCAGCATCAGTTTCTGCCCCAAAGGTCTGCCGGGGGCGAGATGAAGATCGGGATTGATTTCTGAGTGGGCGGTCGGGAATGGGTTCACGAGGTTGATCGGAGAAAGAGCGTGCGGGTGCGGCGGCAGTGTTCCGTAGGAGACGAGCTCCAGTGGAACGCAGTATAGTTCTGAGCGCCGTCGACATTCAAAATCCAATCTGCACCACCTAATCAAACTCCAGCTTCCCCCTCACCTGTATACATTTCAGTTGTGGAGCTATTTAATTACTCTTTTGGGTTGCCAACAAATGCCTTATATTCTAATGTccaaaaatcataatttatacGTCTAATGTCCGATTATTTTCATAGATCTACAaaatatttcaagtatttttacTTAACGGTGGATTCTTTGGTAAGACGAACAAAAAAAGATCAAACTTACAAAACACCCAAATAGCCTGCCTCCTTACCTTTCGTTGGGAATTTGGGCGTTGCAAGTTGCTTCTGCTGCGGAGTCACCGGATGGAGGCACGAGGCCGAAGGAGGCGGGACGAGGGCTGGGGCGGCGCACTGCTGCAGTGCTGCCTGCTTGGCGCTTGGACGGAGAGGTCCGAGG harbors:
- the LOC131011248 gene encoding pentatricopeptide repeat-containing protein At4g38150 is translated as MSTALRTILRSTGARLLRNTAAAPARSFSDQPREPIPDRPLRNQSRSSSRPRQTFGAETDADFLERFKLGLDSDSSKENPNKREREPVAVDKDSDSVDANEIFKKMKETGLIPNAVAMLDGLCKDGLVQDAMKLFGLMREKGAIPEVVVYTAVVEGFCKAHKLDDAVRIFKKMESNGVVPNAFSYQVLIRGLSLCGEKRLEEAHEFTIAMLEAGHSPNLATFTGLIDGYCREKGLEEAQRVIGEMRHKGFFVEEKAVKEYLDKKGPFLPVVWEAILGKKASNKSPF
- the LOC131008006 gene encoding pre-mRNA polyadenylation factor FIP1-like → MEADEEEGELCAEKWKTPTPIYSNQNPKIWTSKQRDIIPVLVADTFYDKVLRHATDGIDIPALLNIPPKPTAAQSKRLCATKTEFSQRDFVRKLGVMLYSNKAINFDDFEEKMWRNPGADATDFFNYGLDEKQWKDYCKEMHALIHGRVQDQLQQIEVSTLLLLF